GTTTCATCCTCTATACTGCCTCTTACTCTCCTTGTGGCACTTGCATACTAATGTTAATGGCTGTTTCACTTTCCTGGTCACCTTTTAAATATACTGATGCTTTAAAGCTTTAAAGTGCTTCATACGTTTTGATAGTAAAACTTCTCCATCAGCAAACATGAGTGGCTTTCCTAACCATTGAACttttctttcaaaaaaatgcatataatgTAACATCTGCATTTTAGCTGCTTGAGCCAAGGATGATGGACTTATTATGGTATGATGTACTATTTCATGCCTTTATGCTAAGCCTGTTGACTTTGAGATACAATCTTGGTGTTAAAACTTTTTGCTGATAACGATGTGCTGTCAAGCCCACTTATTCTATAGATCCATGTAAGCATTTCTTTTTCAGAACTTCTTTATTTCTTGGATTAATAACTTGGTTGCGAACCAGCACATGTGGTCCTTGTGCTATTTATTCTGTAATTTTTCGCTGTcctctttaattaattcaaacaATGAATTTCAAACAATGAATCACCTTTAACTTTTGTTTCTTGAACTTCAATCTCAGGGTCAAAGAAAGTCTATTGCGGACAAGTATGAATACATAATGCATGGTAAGCTGTATAAGATATCAGAAGAGGATCCTGTAAAAGCTGCCGCTAAAGGTTCTGGAAGAGGAGTCAAAGCGTATGTCCTAAATCTTCAAACTGCTCTGCTGTTTTACCTTGATTATCTAGGTTACACTGGGTAGATGGGGTTTCCTTATGTTTTCTACTATATCGGTTTCCTACTGTTTTTCCTCCGTTCAGTAGAAGGcaagcaaaataaaaaattgagaggGTCACATTTGGTctagttattttttttcaattcagttTGGTTTTCTGCTGATGTTTCCTAAGTAGTTAGTTTGGCAAAATCTCCAAAAATGCCTGCAGCCTGAGAAGCTCTCTGCAGTGAGCTCATAGTTGTGGAATCATTCCCACCCAAACGGAAGTTGTCAACTGGCAATTGATTCACTTGTAGCTGAGAGAGTATCTtttgtgaaaatttattatcattCCCATCCAAAATGGGTGTGATCAACCGGAAAGTGATTCAGTTGCAGACAAGAGAGTATCGTTTACCTTCAAATGCTACAAACACACAAATAACTATgatatatatcataaaatGACCATGCTGTTCGCGACTGATTGTTTTGAGTTTGTGTTGATGATACAAGTAAATTCGAGTTACCTTAGTTTCATTTCACCTAACACCGGAGACTTCTCATCTTTTTCTGGTGCTCGGTTCACAGGGAGATATATGTTTCGTATGGCGGTCTCCTGATGATGCTGAGAGGGGATCCCTCGAATCTCCACAAGTTCGACCTTGATCAGAGGCTGTTCCTCTGCATTCGGAAGCTCTGAGAAGTATTTCAATTAGGCCCTGAGCTAATTGATAGCGGATGTGGTTTTGGACTTCTTGCACTGTAAATGAAAGTCTCGACCTGTCACTGTCAGAATCTCGCCCGTTTTTATtcactcactctctctctctactttGGGTTATCGATCATCAAGAGTCTCTCTACTCTGAGAAGAAGTTTGGTTGATCCTGGTTTTCGACCATGTTTAGAGGATGCATGATGGATAAGTGTTTTGAGAGGATGTGAATTAGTGCAGATGAGAGGATGTGATTGAGTGCATATGAGATTGAAAGCATTTTATAAAGAGGATGGATTGAAATGGCTATTTTTCAAAGGCTAGTTTTCAACAGCTATTTGGTAACGGTTATTTTCCAACatttagtttttaaaatttagattaattaattaatctttcATAAGACATGATATAccgaattttaaatttctttacGTTGAGATTAGAAACATAAATTACAAGTTCATAGATAAAGTTGAaacataaaattgctagtGCATTGCTAAAGTTGAAACATGAAATTACAAGTACTTTGTTAGGGCTGCTGCGAGCATCTTCTCATGAAAGACAAGCATTTTCAGTGAATATCCAATTGTGTTTGTTTGAAGGATTTGCAGGGTAcattccttttccttttgttgCTCCAACCTTTTGTTCACCGCAATTGCCTCCTTCCTGAGCTCGAACTCGTTTTCCTTCATTAACTCATTTTCCTTCATTATCATCAGATCCTCATACATAGAAGCTTTCCTTATGCATTTGGATGTGACTGTTTCCACTACCTCATCCAGATCGGGAGCTTTTCCTTGTGATTTTGATCTGTTCTCTCTCTTCACTGCCTCCCTGCCTTGTGGATGAACTAGAGGGTACACATCCGCACCTCCGACTGTACTAGCATTATGAATACCTTTCTGTTTCGGTTCCCTACATAGTATATTCCAAGTAAACTCATTGTGAATTTTATCTTGTGCTTTTTCTGATATAGTGAATGCGCCACCTGGTCTTGATTCGATTTACTTGGATTGTCACGAATCGACATCGAGCCTTAGCCTAATCTCGGATCATGACCGGCAATGAgcaatcaattaaaatttgcGGAAGCATGCAAAAACCTTTTGGA
This region of Punica granatum isolate Tunisia-2019 unplaced genomic scaffold, ASM765513v2 Contig00407, whole genome shotgun sequence genomic DNA includes:
- the LOC116190262 gene encoding DNA-directed RNA polymerases II, IV and V subunit 8B-like, which encodes MILLEDVFRVEKLDPDGKKFDKVTRIEARSERFDMFMHLDINSEIYSMAAGEKFTMALATTLNLDGTPDSGYYTPGQRKSIADKYEYIMHGKLYKISEEDPVKAAAKGSGRGVKAEIYVSYGGLLMMLRGDPSNLHKFDLDQRLFLCIRKL